The stretch of DNA GCTCCTGATGCcagactggtccagttctggctgtcccagccgtttggggagtaaagtagCCAGCTATGAAggcctctatgtctctccttaacTCCACcggtccaattaaaaaaaaaaactttaaaaaagaaaaaagatgtatttgaaggACAATGAGGAGAGGGGGCCTATAAGTCAAGGAAGAGAAAATAGCCACAGGAAAGGCATTAGAAATGGGCTTTCAGTGCTAATACTTCCGGTCTCACCATTGCATAAAGGATTGAAACAAATGCAAGCAGTTTCCCCCAGGAAGGACAGTGACCACGGACCACTGGGGGCCTCTTGTGCTGCCCTCATCCTTACCCACGCACGGAGCCCCCCGACCAGTCCTGGAGTAGAACTGGGGTCCCAGTGGAGGGAGGTGGCACCTCCCACGTGATCACGCCGAGGCCGGAAGGGGCGGAGTCTTTTGACAGCTGGGCTCCCGCTGGTTGCCTAGCAACGGCCAGACGCGGAGAGATGGAGGCAGCCAGTGGCCGGGAACGACAAGCGAGAGAATATTTAGAGAAACACAGGATCATGGAGCTGCTGAACCATCTCACCACCGTCCTCCTGTTTTTCCGGCCAGGTAAGGGTCTGGCGTCCCACTTGGCTGGATACAGAAATCAGTATCTTGGCAGCCACTTCCCTGTGACAATTCTATGCTAAGGAAGACAGTGTGGATTTTCAGTGGATAGCTTTcataaaattagaatttttactttaaatgtttcatttttattggaaagtcagattttacagagagaagagaggcagagacagcttccatctgctgcttcacttccccaatggctgcaacggccagagctgagctgatctgaggccaggagcattTTGTGGGTCTCTCGTGGATGCAGGGGCAACAAAAACTTGGaacattctttgctgcttttccaggctataaacagggggttggatcagcagtagagcagccaagacacaaagtgCCACCCATAGGTGATGccgtgcttacaggtggaggattagtgtgccatgccaccacaccagcccacaATTTAggattttgaaaaagatttattgatttttattggaaaggtataattacagagagaagaagatacagggagaaagaacttctatccactggatcactccttaagtgactacaacggccgaaactgggccaatctgaagcaaggagcttcttccggatctcccatgcaggtgcagggtgccaaggctttggaccttcgtttactgctttctcaagccacaaacagggagctggatgggaagtggagcagccaggacacaaactggcacccatatgggtcctggcacAACATAGGTAAATTGGtaatgtctttctctttctttcctgacTTCAGCAGTAGTCAGCATTTACAAAAACGTGGTTAAAAGCAGGCAAATTCCAAATATTAACATTTCATAAACTCTTCCATAGTACGAAGGATTTATAGCAGTAAGCCTGTTTAGAGTTTCATCAAAGTAGCATACCAAGTTCattagtgtttttatttattctagcttcaaactttaaaaaatgttgtaaGTTGAAATTTAGACTTGGCCATTGTTTGTTGATCAATTTAATACATTAGATCAGGAAGAATTAACTGAAGAATTTGTACATGATGTGATTGTCTTTAGTTACTTATTTGTTGCAATAGTCTATTGAAATTTGTACAAATAAGGTACTATTAATATATTAGAATCAGAAGTTTAaatagcgtggtagcctagtggctaaagtcctcaccttgcacatgccaggatcccatatcgatactggttcatgtcccagctgctccatgtccttcTTCCTCTGGGATGatacagatgtcctctgcaggcctcaatgggctgccatgtcttccatgtgggtcttGGCTGGCTGTCCACtattctgtcttttccactgggGAGAACCAGTTTTTGCAGATGGGCTAAGTACCCAAGCCACTCGACCAGGGTCCCATCAGACTCACACCCACGGGGCTCATAGACccggcacccaccatgcaggtgggcccaaggaccaggGTCAGGTGACCCAGGTGCCCTGGACCCCACCCTCGGTCCAGGGTCGTtgtgactttgtccacctctggACCTGGCAGGaaccaaccagcccacacccatcctggttctgtttggtactacagcctagtcacacctggtccacacccagacacagctctcctgTGGTTGGTTCAGTGGGagccgagacctagcccagcctgttctacacccatgCTGACTCTCACATGTAACAGTGGGTGCTGGCATCTAGTGCAGTTTGGCACTCGCCAGACCCAATCCACACTCATGCCacgggagactgcagccatgtctagcTCAGACTACTGCTCCATGTGACtcctgtgcttaccagtgggaatccCAATGCAGTcatggtgtccccttacctcctcaaccaggcctgttcccagcacagctcttgtgcatgccatTGGAGACTGCTGTTCCACAGGGGTGAACACCCATATGCCCCCACaaattctgtttccagtcctgatTCACTCAtgctcagtgtcatggcccagctgcaCATAGTCTattccctgttctgactctcactggtgggcgccttgatccagccctgccaggaaGGTCTCCATCCCAGTCTTGGTGTGTGCCTGTGATatctggtgaccctgaactagctgtctGCCTACCTCCAAGTCAATGCCAGTCCTTAACAATCTGTTTTTATGATGTGTTATTTCATCTCTGCTTAGGTGACCAACTTTATCCTTGCCTCATGCTGttagtttctgttttctcatttgtttgcttattttggttttcaaaataaattgtaaatTGGAATCATTAATTTCCAGACTTTTCTCTGAGATAGGGCTCTTCACTGTCTTTACTGATACACAAGAAAGCAAGGCCTGAATTCCCAGTGCCTAGTTTAGCATCTTGGCTGTGAGTATTAAATAATTGTTACATGCTACTTTCCCTTGTGACATACTGTACCTTTGCATCAGAAAGATTTGAAACTACTCTTTTGCAGAAAAACCAAGAGACTATTTAATAACTCTGTTGGAACGGGTGCGGATTGCCAAAGAAACCGGTGTGGCTTTTCCCTTCTTTATGGATAACTCTAACATTGTGGCCATGTTTGAGATGCTGGACTCCGCAGGCAGAGGTGCCATCTCATTTGTGCAGTATAAAGAAGGTAAGCATCTCTGGCAGGCCGTCCCGGTCAATTTTCCgtgacccaaaagaaactcctgggaaAGCTTACAGGAAGGTCCTAGGTTACACTTTTGGATGAGGTGGCCCCAGAGTCCAGGTTCTGATGGAGATCGCTCACAGTGGGAAGCAATGATCACTTAAACTCAAAGTAGCAaaacatctctttttttaaaaatttagttttattctattcatctttgtttttttaatgatgtttaataGGTGAGAAGAATGggcacccatgtggaccactgattagggtgagaagggtcaaggaatgaGGCAAAGTAGAGGAGACCTTGGGAGAACATGGGAGAGGGCTGTTCCCATCATCCTAATCGCAACagtacctgggggtgggggatgccCACTCATGTCATCCTAGGATCCCCAGTGCacagcatgttctgagggtactgcccCTGGCTTACAATCCTTTTGaggtgttgttgattttgttgttccaaggATGAGGAGCTTCtctaaggtccactggctgacataggtCGCCTTAGAGTCTCCTCTGACCCAGGTacttgctgtcagtgcttggctgggaaTGTTGTCCAATtcgttctgccctccatcctctcctatggcactagatgtcctctgtaggccccaatggactgtcatatcACCCATGGGCATCTGGGTACGCTGTCCACTGCATCatcttcagcaactgaagaggcccagttctgacacatgcactccatggttagaccacagatcctgtgactttccctgtggttggagtttagAGACACCAGCGACACAATTCCGGGGAGCtggaggtgaccccagacctgatttctGTATGTGCCAGACAGTGcatggtccagctcagtccatcacccatatcagcctacacaGACATTGGTAGTTGCaggtgctgggtcagttctgtctccagtaccatctcttacacaaatcaatggatgctgtggctctgcctaaccctgcccaccacacactcagccctcatgacaccagtgggaactgcagtttaGTTTGAGTGACCCCCAGATATCCCCAGCCTTGGTTTGTGTCCAAGCTACTATGTGCAGcggattggtccagtctgtcctgcatcccattcagcttttgtagACATCAATGTACAaaagcagcctagctcagcccaacctgcctgctatccagcccacacactcatgctggcagatgctaccactgtccagccaggcctgcccccagctctggttctcatgctcaccgaggggagctgcagcccatcagaggggtgcccggtttccctactaggcctactcccaatcccagatcttgcactttccaggtggttctgcggtcTAGTTTGACAGGATATCCCTTCATTCCCAGCACTTGTTAGCTGATGGTGTGTCAGAGCCTAACCAACCTGCACTTACTGTGACTCAGgaatgcaccagtgggtacagccACTTAGCCCAATCTggtccaccccaagtcccagttgTCACGGTCatcagtgggagtagtggcccaggaGGAGAGCCTCTGCAGTACCCCTCCTGGGCTCACCATCCCTTcaaggtcttgcatgtgctggtggatgctgtggggTAGTCCGGCATGGTCCATCTTACCTCTGCAATCGCCAGTAGGTGCAGCAGACAGGCCCGTCCTgagttccaactcatgctggcaaatgctgcagCATAGGTAGGGAAGCATCTTAGAAGAGCCACCCTCACCGATGACCTAAACCCCTCCCAGGAGACTCATGTCTCAGAGGACATGATCAGATCAACTCTCCAGCCTTAACCCACTAACCATTATCATGAAGACATCCAAGTGTAAACacctgcaggcattttgggagggAGACAAATCCTGCTGTACTGTATCAATCTGAAAATAACTCACTTGGTAAATATTctatttcttctactttttaCAGCCCTAAAAACCTTGGGTCTGTGTACTGAAGATGAAGTTTTAAAAGGTGAAGGACATATAGtaactttggatcagttcagggATGAAGTGTAAGTCTACCTTTAAATGAGTTGTTTTAATAACATGACATGACTTTAGAGTATTAATATTActgccttttaaattttaataaagtaTTAATATTACTGCCTATTAAAGTTCCTAGTCTTTGAGAAAAATGTTTCATTACCTTGAAACTCAGCTCTTTAGGAAATGAGGATAGGTAGACGGTAAGACTACAAGCCTGGGGAGGGTTTGTGGGGGTTCGGGTTGGGGCAAGTCCCAAGGGCTACTTCACCTTTTCTCAGTAATTCTCTAGGGAGGACGAGGTCTGCTGGGAGAACCAGCACAGAGGCTTTCCTAACACGATTTGTGTATAAAATAGTCACAGAATTGATCTCATATTTTACCAagattatttattgcaaagtaaatGTTTATCAACAGCATAGCTGACTTGTGGCCTGCCAACTGTAGATCTGAGGTTTTACAGCCAGTAGTGCCAAGTCAATGTAAagtcagaagaaaaacaaaaaaaccaaaaaaccagtgAATCCTCTGCAGTAAAACGTGATGGCCTGGAAAGCCAAGCTAGTTCAGTCTGTGTAAGCTTTGCTCTTTGAGACACGGAGTCCCAGGACAAGCCGTGGGGCCACCTGTGATAACCATCCTCGGATCTCAAGACCTTCAGGGTCAGGCttggtccttgctttgaacacagtCCCCCGCAGGGATCAGGCTTGTGCTGGTGTGGGAGGCCAGGGGTGGCCAGGGATGACCACGACTGACTACAGCTCAGTGCAGACTCGTGCTAGGTGGCCCACCCACCTAGCCAGCACCAGAGCAGACTCCAGACTGCATTAAGAGTGACAAggagacaaagaaaataaaaagtgacGGGCTGGTCGTTGGATCCCAGGCAGGCTCCATCTGCCTCCCTGAGAAAGCAGGTCTATTTTTCCTCCTTAGAATGCATCTTCCTTTCACCTTCCTCTTCATTAAATGGTGTATCTAATGTCAAACACAGTTCAAAGACCTAGGGGTGTGCCCTGGGCTGTGTATGTAAGCTGCCTCAGGAAATGCTAAGTGCTTACTCTGCCAATCTCGGACTCCttccttaattttcttttgaaacaaaGTTAAGGTCCTGGGTACCAGGTTATCTGCTTTCCAAGGGGATTTGTGTACCAAGAAATTATAACTTGATATGGCCAAAgccaaattagaaaaaagaaagggcctggtgcagtggcctagtggctaaagttctcaccttgaacgtgctgggatcccatatgggcactggttctaatcccggtaatCCTAGTTCCTAtctaaatccctgcttgtggcctgggaaagcaatcgaggacagcctaaggccttgggatcctgcacctgtgtgggagacctggaagaggttcctggatcctggtttcagataagcacagcaccggctgttgcagtcatttggggaatgaatcatcggatggaggatcttcctctctgtctctcctcttctctgtatattgactttgcaatgaaaatgaaataaatctttaaaaaaggaaaaaaagagaaaaagaaagctaagATGTTCATCTCATCATCAGTTAGATAAACATTTAACTGGGTCCgatgcagtagcccagtggctaaagtctttgctttgcaagggctgggtttcccatatgggtggtggttcgtgtcccagctgcttcacttcccatccagctccctaactatagcctgggaaaatagcagaggacggcctaaagccttgggaccctgtacctgcatggagactcagaagaagctccaggctcctggcttcggattggctcagctccggttattgtggccatttggagtgaatcgggagaaggaagattttctgtctctccttctttctgtaaatctttccagtaaacatgaacaaataaataaataaataaataaataaatctttttaaaaactaagataAGTATGAAGCTAAAATGTTACACTCTAGTCCCCCAGCGTGGGAAGGCACAGTCCGACTTCCAGAGAGAGGACGCCACGCCAACGCAGGCTGGGACTAAGAGGTATTTTTAAAGGAGGCCCTTCCTGCAGGACGAGAACAATCCGATCTGGCCCATAATGAGCTCCCTTACCGAAATACAGTGAAGTCCCCAAATGGATACAGCACTCAATTACAAATGTGCATTCTAAAGtggttttttttgaaaagatgtattgGTTGTATTTGATTATATACAACAGTTTCCTATTTAGCAAAGGGAATTGAAGttgattataatttattttatctgcTCTTGTGCTTTTCTTAATGACATACTTAGCATTTATATTTGTAATGGGAATTATTCTGATTtttcatgaagaattttttttgggttttgttttcttaggAACAAGAGGACTGAGAAAATATGGTCATCATTTTAATAATGCCCTAAATCCAGGATAATAATAAATGATTCTAAAACTTTCATTTGCCCAGTTTCATTAATTTAGAATTTCATCATACAATTAAAAGGCCAACAGACTtcctctttgtttaaaaaaacgtTGTTATTAGTTTTTTTCTGAAGACACATCATTTCCCAGTGTTGGGCCAGTTTGTCCTCAAGTTAAGTAAAATCTCCACATCTTGTTGAGCCAGTTTGTAGATGCCAAGTTCATTGAGGGCGGCGGTGGCGGGCAGCTGACTGGAGGCTGACTGCAGCACGTCTTTGAGGAGCAGTGCGGAACCAatgctcaaattcaaaacaataCAGGCCTCTTTGACCCTGTTTCCGGCGAAGGAAAAGGAAGCGAATGAGATCACGGTCCTCTGTACAACCCGAGAACAATTTCAccctgagaaatgaaccagcttcCTCAGTGCCGGCCCACTGTCCTCTCCGAGAACTGTGTATGGATTTGTCCTTTGGGTCTTTCAGCGTGCTCAGCCACAGCAGCAAGAGCTTGTAGTGCAGTTACGACAGGCTGAAGGATCACTGCTCTCATCAGGACCCGCTGTTCCCCAAATACAATACTTGACACTAACAAACCATGGGGTGTGGTTACCGCACTAGGTACATGCAGctatcagaaggaaaaaaattaaggggAAGCAGTGTATAGAATACTGAaactaaaaaacaacaaacaaagcaaaaacaaagaacaacaaaaaaaaatccatacatagtACACACAAACATagcttagtgaaacaagcaaaCCTAAGTGCTCAAGTTCAAAATCTTTTTCTTATCTGTAATAGGTTCAAAACTTCAAAATCCCACAAACCGTATATATAAACTTTAAATTAATgttgtaaaaatatttctaagaatttTGCCGACACACACACTTATAAGTACATTTAGAGTAAAAATTAGTAGCAAATGTTTCACCAGCTTTGTTTAGACCTTCTTACTGAATACAGCAGAACTGTACTTGCCTTCTTTTTCTACTTATTCCTGCAGTATAGGCAAACAGGAACATTCAGACAAATGCTAAGAAACAAAgctctgaggctggcactgtggcacagtgggttaagccactgactgtgaagttggcatcccatgtaagtCCAGGTTTGAGTGCTGGGTGTCCCACTCCAGATGAGCATCCTGCTAATGAAACTTGAGCAGGCAGTGACAGAAGGCCGAGGTgcttgcctgggcccctgccacccacactgagtCAGGtggggttccaagctcctggcttcagaccagcccattCCTGACTGCTGCAACTATGTGGGGAATAAGACAGAAAATGGATGatactcttcctctttctctctctgcctttcacataaagcCAAAAGGAACAAAGCCTGACATATAATTTATCCAGTTGTGGTAATTAATTTTTGAAGTCAAAGGTCTTATCTTCTTCTGGTTTCCTCAATGTGCTCtgaataaacattaaataataGTGTTGCAaattttttcatttggaaaaacaTTTTCTAATCGGTCTTACTTTACCAAACATCTTAGAACCCTGAAGTTTGTTAGGAAGCAGTCAACATCCTCAACACTTGATGCATTAACAGttaattgtcaaaaaaaaaaaggaagaaatctttaaataaataaatatttttaaaaaaacagttaatTGTTTAAAACTCAGCTtactgtttaaaataattttctggtCTCTTGCAATAGTGAGAAAACAGTGGGAAGAGATTCCGGGTCATATCAAACTGTAGCTGGGCTGCACCTCCCTCGTTGAAGTGATTAGCAAGGATGATCTGAAACAAGAGTACTTCCTGTTAAGAGCCGCCTTGCTGACACA from Ochotona princeps isolate mOchPri1 chromosome 25, mOchPri1.hap1, whole genome shotgun sequence encodes:
- the EFCAB10 gene encoding EF-hand calcium-binding domain-containing protein 10 isoform X1 gives rise to the protein MEAASGRERQAREYLEKHRIMELLNHLTTVLLFFRPEKPRDYLITLLERVRIAKETGVAFPFFMDNSNIVAMFEMLDSAGRGAISFVQYKEALKTLGLCTEDEVLKGEGHIVTLDQFRDEVNKRTEKIWSSF
- the EFCAB10 gene encoding EF-hand calcium-binding domain-containing protein 10 isoform X2; translation: MEAASGRERQAREYLEKHRIMELLNHLTTVLLFFRPEKPRDYLITLLERVRIAKETGVAFPFFMDNSNIVAMFEMLDSAGRGAISFVQYKEGTRGLRKYGHHFNNALNPG